The nucleotide window CGAAATCCATTTATCAAACTATAAACTCGTCGTCCTGGCCGAACGAACTACGCAAAGTGCTGTTAATCTCGATGATGCGCGCACAGAAACCCAGCAAACTGACTGGCATATTTTTCGACGTTGATTTGCCGCTCTTTTTATGGGTATGTGGGTTACTTGCGTTGTTTGTTGGAAATCCTGTGAGTCttataaataacttattttaGGTTTGGCGCACTGCTGGCTCTTATGTGACACTTTTGCGCAGCGTGGACCAGAAAACTATGTGAAAAGTCATTGTTCAAAAAAGAGAGTCGAAAAATCTAAGTACTTTGCTTAAGTGCTCACGAAGTTTTTATCTATTTGGCCACGTTAGAGTTAGCCGTAGCGTTTAGCCTAGCCATACTTTAGTAGAATATATACTTATCGTGTTTTCTAATTAAAGCAGTCATTTTGTAGCATAAATAATATAGTAGTATTTCTTTAGCTTCCTAGAATACATTGTACCTTCGACAAAGATATTGAATAAAGCGTTTACACGAAGAAAAGTTTGTGTAAGAATTTTTACTGTATCAAATGGAAATTTTGGAGAACTTTAAGATcgacttgatatctaattcCGATACGTTATCCAGTCCCTTGAACAGAGGCATACTCGTAAGAAGTGTTCCTTCTGCATGTGACGTCGTTACTTAAGCCCATCCGGCTGACATGACATGCCAGTGAGTTGTGACCTGTCAAGAGGCTAAAAACCGTCCGGAAGTTCTTTCGAGACCGTGTATTAAAAAGCATGCGAGTTTTCCTGCCTGCACGTGATCTGGACAAGCCTGCATGTACTTGAGGCATTCCATCTCTTTGATAGATGGATCTGTCAAGcatttcggaaatttcattgtttATCATGTTTCTATACTTGTTCGGTAGAGAGTGTGCGGGAGTTCTGCTATGTGCGTTATTTCTCGGGTCAAAGCACAAGAGGTGGCTGCCTACATTAGATGATGAAGAGTTGGGTTATGCCTTTGGTCTGATTAGGTCTAAGCGGTCCCCAGCTCTTGATGGTTTGAGTGGAAATATGTGCAAGTTCTTTAGGAATACTTGCTGGCCATTTATAACAAGTCTTGGGGGATACTTTCCATACGAGTGGATAAGTACAAGGGTTGTTGTCCTCTtctgaagtcccctgataagaTCAGGAGCGATTCTCGTTGTTATTGGGGCTTCAGTCTCCTTTCAGTACTGGAAAAAGTTATGGTGGAACAGCTgcaggagctaacgcggggtatgtggtcggataggcagtatGGGGTtaggaaaggacgcagtatagaggaaGCCAGGTTTTCGTTCCGATTTTTGTTATggtaaatattaacaaatatgtCCTTGGCAACGGAGCTACATTTCGGATAGAGAGACCTTTTTAGTCGGAAGTAATGTGTGTTGTACGTATGCGGATGACATTTTTCTTCTGATTGAAGGTCGTTCGCGGTGTGATTTAGAGCGAACGGGAggacaatgtttacaaattgtaAATACTTGGGGTTTGGGTGTGGGATAGACATGTCGAAGGAAAAATTTGGGTGTGGGATGGACATGTCGAAGGAAAAAACGTCGTCCACCGGTTGTCCGGGTAAACGGGGTCAGCTGAAACTTTCTCTCCTAATCTGACCAGATTTGAAACCTTCTTTTTGAGCTTTGTCCGAAGGTTCTTGTGGAGAGTTCACCTAACACCGCCAATCTTGCAGCTGATTTTGTTGCATAGCTTTCTACTGCAACGTCGATTGGTGGTAGGTGGTTCACCACACCATTACCGCTCCGTAAGACCTTAACATTTTTAACTTCCTCCTCCACGTTGAGTTTCCCCGTAATTTCTGTTGCGGGAAGGGGCTTCCATGTCGGGATTTTGTATCTTCTTGTATAGAGTACAATATACGTTCTATCGGCATTTACCTATAGGTTGGCTTCTCTGATTAAAAACCgtctttttataaataatcaatttattCAGCTGTATCGCTGAACTGAATGTATGCTGTTGATGCCAATAAATACATAACTCCTAAAGAGCTAAACGGTGAACTTCTTTACCTTTAGAATAATTCTATTGCCTCTAGCCTTCCTTTACACAATAATTTATCGATTACTGATATCTAATTAACTGTATACTTACACTTTAAACGTTTGCCAACAACAAGTTCAATAATTGCAGTGAGGAGATCCAACATCATCGTGTAATAGAATTTATCTGATCaccaaatgtataaatatacataattaaccACAAAAGCTGGTAGAACAACATGGACATCATCACACGTACGGCAAAGGATtgattgcaaaagcaaaagaacaataacaacagtaaaACAAGTGAATGTTCTACAGATGTGGCCAACACAGCACTAACGAAGACAGCAGAGTCAGCATCGTCAGCCGCAGCAGAAGAAGTAGGAAGTGATTAAGTCGATGTTAAGGAACCCACCAAACCACTTCTCAACTACAAAGAACACAACCAGCTTTAGCTGAATGGCTTAAAATATTATGTAAGAATGTTTGGCAAACATGTTATGCAACCAGGAAGAGATTCGCcgtgcaaataaacaaatatgaaaagtACCATAAcccttttcggaaaaaaataatactgaaTCAATGGGGGTAATATCATGGCTTAGGTAAAAAATGTTAGGAAATATTTGGGAGTAGGCCGATGAGCttagtaatattttgaaaatatcaataattgTTTAGCAAAGTATCTAAGACTTTTCGGCATCCGTAAGTTATTGGATACACCTTAAGAAAATCGTAATGATTATTCAATTTCATGGCTCCCCTTAAGCATCTTCAAAAACCACAACAGTGACAAAGGTAAGCAATTTCAGAAAGTTTAGGTTTTATGAGGTATTCAAAAATGAGCTCCACCTTTATTCAAAAAACTTTCCTCCCACCTCGAATATGGCTTACCAACCTGAGGTAAAATCTATAGGTAATTGATAACCTCCATTTTTTTAGACTTCAGATAAACAAAGAATCAATAAAGCCGTGACAAGAAAAATAAATCTGCAagaaagcaaaaccaacaattCATGTGTCATCCTGCTTATAAgacacctacatatatataaatatatgtatgtaagtatgacCGGGCATGTTCGTAAGCGCACAAGATCACTTCTTGGATGAGCTGGTGCAGCAGAGCTTTTCATTTACGTCCGAGTCGCCCAACCAGCTGGAGGTCTTGCGCTTGCGAACTGCAACCAACCGTCTTCGcaaaacatacacacaccttCTACTACAGACACTTGAGAGGGCAATGTGCAAATTCACCAACCGTCTCTTTGTCTTCACGCTGCTGGCACTGCTGGCATTGGGAACGCTGATGGCGCCTGTGAATGCAGCAGCCATGCGAGCCCAGCACAGAAGCGCCGCAGATCCGAAGTTTTTGGATCTTCTCTCGCTCAACGAGGACAAGAACAACTACGATCTGCATTACGATCAGCGACAGAAGGGTGAAGAGAATTTGCATGTACGCATGAATGGGTTCTTTATTGAAATGCCCGATGACGACGATAAAGATGCGAGCGACGAGTTGAAGGAATTACGTAAGTGTTGatgtaaaattatattactttatattgttttaatttcataaacttTTAAAGTATACTATGCCATACTCTTTGGTGGGAGCGAAGAAATGTTCAAGCATTTGATCGAAAACAAAATAAGCACCACTCCAATACCCGCCAGCTTGACCTTAAGTGAGTTTGGGCTTCTGAATGAGAACAAATTGGACGCGGAACGGCATGCCATTGGTCAGCAAAGTGAGAATACGGAGGCAGCAACCAAACATAAGGTAGAAGGCAGAAATGCGAACCCCCTTCAGGGCAGCGGCTTGGTGGCCGTAAATCCGGGGCCAGAGTCGAAGCGCGTAGGACTGATGtgagtaattttgaaaattgtgtcAAGCAAGAATTTGAAAACTATTTGCTTCATTCTACTATAACTTGTTCTGCTTATTTTTTGTAGCACAAAAGAACACTTCAACACTTTGCTGAGTTTGCTGAAACGTATGCGCCGCAATTGATTCCTGGAAACTGCTTCACCTCTCCACATGAGAGTTAGTATATAAGAAAAAGTGTAAAACATGGACTGAATTTTGTATTATTCATAACggatatatttacaaaaaagttgTGTAGCTATATGCGAATGTAAAAGGAAAGAGCTAAAGACTGATGAATTAATTTGTaatcatattttttgaaataaaggtaTACGTATTACTAAGTACTTATGTGGAGGcgtttttgagtaaaattttcaaataaaatacatagACCTAAGAAAATCGTGTAAATATTTCATGTTCTGCCATTTCagagaaattttttcattgaCTTTGAGTACAAGGTTTCgtgaaaaacgtgtttaaagtttttggaGGCAATTACACTAAGCTAGCCTCCAAAACTATTTGCCAgatcaacttaaaattttttgagtatATTCTCTAagatattgggtagtcgaaaaagtcttttcgtattttgtcaatagatgtcgttgcaatcGTATATCTCCGGTGTTATCAATCCCATTGtgccataccatatagtgttgaaaaggaaaaatatattttttgaaattcacaagTCAACACAACCACTTAAATGAACTTTACTTTAACTTACCCAGTCCTCATTATGCCAAAGTTTTCAAAACATTAAGCGCCTGCAAATATGCATTCACTTTCGTTTTACAATAACAATGTTTCATTTGCCGACTAACTTTGAAGGTCGTTTTGTTTGCCTGTGAAAACATGTTGCCATTGTTATCACAAATGCCTGCAGCCAATAAGTATGTTACATGCCGGCAGTTGCTGTATTTTATGCTTTTCCCGCTATGTCTGCCACATTGTCTGGGTGTTGTGTTCTCCTTGTATCCTCAATGTACACTCACACACagtttttgcataaatatacGTGTATGTGTTATCGAGAACATGCATATCATGTACTTGTCGTatattatgtgtgtgtttacctatctatagttacatatatgtgtgtacatacttTTATGCCCGAGGGTGCTATTTTATTGCTATAAATTTTGGCAGCATGTTTTTACAGGTAAATGAATAACAACAGTTTGCAAGTTCTTGTGGCTACAAATAAACTCGCAGTGACAGTCTGCATAGGTTTCTACATACATGGCTTTACATTCGTGCACATTGATGAATGTGTGTGCTATATAGTGCTTGGCGTATGTGCATAGGCAGCTTAGTGAGTTTTAATGgcataaaataacttttcaatataaaaagctgggaaaaaataaatgaaaagtacTTTTATGTCCATTGTTGAAAactagaaaacaaattttatttttttgtaactttttgtataaaaaatataaaaaaagactaataataataataaaatattaaggcaCAGAGAACCTGATATATACTCTTCaagaaaattttagattttaagcaatttattttccaaaattattaataatctaattttattttcttattattatattttataatttttttaaatctttttttaatttttatttttaattttttttttcaatatttttttttttaattttttatatctttccaTAAGTCATAATTCGAATGAGTATAACACCTTCAATAACCGAAATTTTATTGCCATCAAAATTTCTAACACATTGGCTTCGAATGAGCGTTCACAGTAACCCTCATGCTTCAAGCCATAACTATTTGCCATCCTTATGCAATGTTCAAAGTAATTCGGAGTGCAATCGGTTAGAACTTTTAATATGCATTGAGCTGCAAATAAGGGGTTGTTTAACGGTAACGGTAGGTATTTCTGGTTTTCGGTAGTGGTTGCAATCCTTGCTGGCGTATATTTTCGCTAAGGATTTCACCCTTCTTTGGTTACCTGAAGAAATATAATTCACAATAGAACTTAGTGAAATTCGAATTATGGCAAACGTATCCTTGAAAAGCTTACTAAGCATTAAAGGTTCGTGTCTGCAATTAATGAATATAATTCATTTTGTTCTCTGTTCAGCTGTTGAGCTGCTTTCTGTTAACTTTAACAGTTTAATTTGTGATAGGAGTACTAACAGAGCATGATAATAGAATTATGTTATATTCTACGTTGATTATTTTAAACGCTGTTAGTGTTAATATAACCTGagagtttttataatattctctGGTATCTTATTAATATTCTCAGCTTTTAGATTCTAGAGTTTAttaccttttttcaataataaaatttcaagtcCGAATCCCAAATGTACTTTAAATTAGCCTTCCATTCAGAGAGGTGTGCTTTTATTGCGGTAACCGAGTGGCTTTACTGGCTTTACACTTGCTGACTGCCTCACTGACTGTGTGCACAATACTAGTCAAAGAGTGCATGATCTCATTAGTAATAGTTTTAATAGCTTGTTCCATATTAGACTTGTATGCGCGCCCGTTCACAGGGGAATCCGCGAAATTGCAAGGCCGATGAGCTTGTTAGGGACAGCATTCTTGCGACTTGAGATCTTTCTACTTCAGAGTGAACCGCAAGAGAATCTCCGAACAACTTGCTTTTAGCAAACTCAATCTCGCCGTAATGGTAGGTGTCTTGACTGGACTCTGTCCAATAGTTTCACACACTCTTTGCTGGAACTGTGTGAAGGCAAGTGAGGTGGAATCATCTTGTCACTCTCTCCTTAACTGCTCAGCTTTTGACTGTTTAAGGTTAAAATACCTTGTTAGATATACTCTTGGCGGACATAAGTTCAAAATGCTTCGTTGATCTACGAGGTTTTGGTGATCtactttgaaaagtttttaggaacataaagaaataaagaattgttTTAAAACCGGGTCAGACTATTCAATGTATCCATCCAATTGAGCTCGTCTCTTCATTGGTAGTCGGTAAGAAGAAcataaaatagaaaagaaaatggctttacttaaatttattctgCTGAGGATAGAACAATGGCATTctatagaagagactgtaggaacatgattgAAATACCACCACTGTCTGGTGGCAGTAACCGCCCGCAGATTggagctgacagatcgagagaactgcaggaaatgtttacAGCGGGGCACTAGGGCACAAGGGAAACAATGGATCATCACTTGTGAACTTGTCCCGCATTGTCAAGACTGAGCTGTAAGCATTTGTGATCTCCACGGCATGATACACTGAAGAAGGTATCGATACTGAgaccgcagagtctgttaaaatttacATCAAACGCAGGTATtgtaaaggatgactacttctcttggacCTAGGAATTGAACTCcatttggtatcgcaaagggtcaaaactggtctatgcgtggcttatagGCCCACCAGCTTAATCCAACCTAACCAAAAGGTTGTATGAGATATCAGGAGGATTATGAAAATGGTGCAAAAAATATAGAAGGtggaaaataaagtaaaagtacTGAAACCTTGaagttaacaaaatttttaaccaaCGGTTTATATGTGTATACCAGAAGTCAAAGAACAAGTGAGAGCGCAAGTCAACTAACCTGTAAGATTGTGTGCCAGCCGCCGTCTGTGTGTCAAATAAGAAGCTATCACCTCATTAATTTGAGTAAcaagacaataacaacaacaaaacaataataatagcgcATAAAACAAGCCAGAACATGGACAACTTACGTCCttta belongs to Bactrocera dorsalis isolate Fly_Bdor chromosome 1, ASM2337382v1, whole genome shotgun sequence and includes:
- the LOC105232330 gene encoding uncharacterized protein LOC105232330, which encodes MCKFTNRLFVFTLLALLALGTLMAPVNAAAMRAQHRSAADPKFLDLLSLNEDKNNYDLHYDQRQKGEENLHVRMNGFFIEMPDDDDKDASDELKELLYYAILFGGSEEMFKHLIENKISTTPIPASLTLSEFGLLNENKLDAERHAIGQQSENTEAATKHKVEGRNANPLQGSGLVAVNPGPESKRVGLITKEHFNTLLSLLKRMRRN